From the Coffea eugenioides isolate CCC68of chromosome 1, Ceug_1.0, whole genome shotgun sequence genome, the window TAGTTCAACATAACGAGGAAAGGGCACAAGGTGTGAGAAACAATTTTAGATTCTAGTTGACATTTGAGCCCGAGATCATTGCAAAACAGAAAATTCGAGCTGAGGCAATATGTGAACAAGAAAGCTAATCAGAAAGTTCAGAAAATTCAACAATAATTTTGTTCTGTCAATCTTACAAAAGGCTAAACTGTGTCTTGTTTGTTATGAAACTAAATGGATAAGCAAGTACTGAGTCGTGTTTACAATTACAGTAGTTTGGTTCCAGCTGCAAAGCAAGTAATTACAACTCATAAACTTGAAAATAATGATAGGCAATTTGTAGCACATGCAAAACATTTCACATTGAGGAACAACAGAGCAGTATGCGAGAGATGACAAATTGAGTTCTAAAACATGTAAATCAGCACCTCATTATCATGACTACAAATCGCTGAATCATTTGGACAGTTTAAAATCACCATACCCCCAATGAAAATCTCTAACTTTGGCCATCTAGGCACATAGCAGAAGAGAATGCCATCCTAGATGTTACTATCCAACTGAAGCAAGATCTTTTTGAGCAAGGAATCATAGGACTTTCAAAATGTAAAGATAGTAAGTAAGAGCCGTCGATGCAGTTCCCTGTTGAGCTTTGTGATATTAAAGACATAAGTAACAGCCATCAATGAGGTTCCTTGTTGAGCTTTGTGCCTAATATCACTGCAAAGCACCAAAACTCAAGCTCAGGATGGCATTCAGGGTAGAATAAAGCTAATGGAAATTTTCAGATAATTGCAAGTTTTCTGTCATTGTAACTAAAGCCCCAAAACAAGAAACTTAccataaaaaaaagaagcagcCAACAGTCATAAAAGCAGAGAAAGCTTAAGAGACTTTATCAAGGTGGATTCATTAAAAACATGAAGTCGCAACAAGCAGACTTAAATAGCTTAAGTAGGTTTGTACAACTTCATTTCTTGAACGGTACATCATCCTTGGTTACCTCAAAAATATCTCTGTGGCGacaagatttcttttgttttatacaTAATAAATTGGACATTAAAGTGGTTAAAAGGCAAAATTGAGTAATGAACGAAGAGAAGCATATCTAAAATTACCAGAATTTTTGAATCAAAAGTTAAAAGTGATGACCAACATGTCTACAAATTGCTGAATCGGTTGGAAAGTTTAAAATCACCGCGCTGACAAGGAAGATCTCAGGCTTTGGCCATCCGAGGCAGAGAGCAAAAGGGAATCTGATCTAACTGAAACAGGATCTGGTTCAGCAAGGGATCGTATACCAAGGATAGTAAGCAAGAGCTATCAAGTTTAATGTTGATCTTTGAGCGTAAACCTACTGCAAAACATAGAAAATCAAACTTAAGAAACTCGAGATAGCATATAGTCAAGAATAAAGCCAGCACATGGTTGCATGAcatttttttgtatttgaaacACTAAAATAAGAACTTACCATGAAGAGAGGAGCAACCCAACAAGTGTAGAAGGCAGAATGAGCTTAATAGCCTTCATCACAGCTGATGAAATAATTGCAGCAAGTGGCAGCAGCCAACAAGTACGCTTGGCAGTCTCAAAACTTGCACTCTAACAATTCTGTGCAGATTCACTGCATGAATAGTACATCTTCCATGGCTGCTCCCAAAAACATTTTCATTATGAGAAGATTTCTCAAGTTTTGGTTGTAATATGTTCAGAATCAAAGTAGTTAAAAGTCAAATTTGAGTAGTAAAAGAAGAGTAGTATATCTGAATTTACCAGACACTACAACAAACACCAATTTGATGACCAACAGCTCTGAAAACTCCTGAAATCTTTCGTACTAGAAAATCATAACCAAGGAAAAGTGACACAGAAACCCATCATCTACGAGACTTATCAAACAAATCACTAatcaaatggttcaagaagCTTGATAAATGAGCCTTCAAGAGGCGATTAAACTTTGGAGCAACTATTTACTTTAGCAATCACGTCTTACATCCACAAAAGCAAATAtataaaatcaacaaaattaaACTTCTAGTGCTTATTTCATATTGATGGGTAACTTGTAGGAAatgcaaaacaaaaattaattaataCCAGCTATAAAAATCTAATCTAAGTTCATCTAGGGGAGAGACCTCAAAAATCTGCTTGTTAAGTGCAGGAGAAAGGAGCTCAGTAGAGAATTGCGGGTTTAAAGTCTTATAGAAAAGGTTTGTAGAATTGCTGCTTGTGGTATCAAATCTAAAATGTCCAATGCATTTTCAACGTGTGAAACTTCAGAGAGATCAATCACTTCATCCTGGTGAAATCACAAGTTTAAAGAGAGTGCACCGATGTTAGCAATCACAGTAACTGATATGCATGATAAACAAAACTATGCAACTGAAAAACGTGATTCAGTTAACCCAAGAAAATCTCGGTCACTGAAAAAAATATGCAACTGAAGCTTTAAGTGTAGTACTGAAACATGGATGGTATTGAATTGGACCACCATTTGCCATGTTTGATCTTTGCAACAGCGAATGAGATGTGATACAACGGGAGAAATACCAATTTGACATTTTAAATTAACCAAAATGATTGTTTAGTTCCGTTAGTTTAGATTGGTATGGAACCGTGCATGGTTTATTAGTCGTAAAGGTTATGAAATATTGCACTTATTCATGATAAAGGGTTACTTGGCAGACCTACTCTGTTGCTGCTCCAATTATCACTTGATATACttcaaaggaaagaaaggacTTTGAAAAGTAAAGGCGGTGATTAGGAGCCATCAAGGTTCCCTACAGAGCTATAAACCTACAGCAACTGCAAAACAGAAAACTCAGACTCAGGACTTCGCATTAGCAAATCATGAGGCAAACACGAAATTGCATGACATTTTTGTCTAGTCAATTATTCAGAAAGCTAAATcaatatttgttttttttttcttcttttctaacGTAAATCAGTAAGCAGATGTCAAATCTTTCTGTTCAGTCCACAAGTACCAGAAGCATCACAAAAACTATATTAGCTTTTGTTCAAAAcactgaaaaaagaaaagttctaTAACAATAATGACTGGCACCCACAAGTAGAGCTAATTACAACTATTTTACTCTTAAAATCTCATATCATTGCATTTGAACTTAAACTTCAAGGATAGTCTACCGAGTCTCTGCTGCTTGAAAATGTCTTAAACATGACAATTTTTTTAAGGTTTTAGTTAATGCATTGGTTATTAAACTGCTTTAAACCCAAAATTAAGTAGTGGAAGAAGATAATTGGTATTATAAATTATCAGACTACCAATCTCACAACCAAGGGCAGTCAGAGTAACTCGATTGACCATTGGATTTATGTAAAGAGATCACAGCTGAAGAAAGTAGAATCCCATCATTTAAAAGACATAATAAGAATACCAATAATCAGATTAATTTGGAGAAAGATGATAAATACATTCCCAAGAGGTGGAAGTTCAGAGTAAGCATTTCAATCCTTGTAGAATCTCAAGTTTAAAGAGAATTAGCTCCTTTCAGCAATCATGATATACAACTGGAGGTAGCAGACATATGAGCTGAGCAAAAGTAAACTGCTAGTTCTTATTTAACACAAAGAATTTTGTACACTAGACGTAAATACAAAAGTTTTCAGCTTTGACATTGCTTAACTGTCCACATCAAATAATCTGCTCTTGAACACCTGTATTCCATAATTGAATTTAATACATGGTTAGCGATATTGTTTTCTTCCTGAAACAGTACTTGTTAAGTTTCTCTGAATCAGACTGAAAAAGCCAAGAGAAGTTCAACAAAGCAGACTACTAGCCTTCAACAAACTAAAGCTCCAAAATTGCCAATTTACTTCCATAATTCACAGCCTATAAGGTAGTACAATTAACAATTGAGATCTCTAAGTGCAACCTGCAATCAACTTGCTAAATGATAATTCTTCAGTCCTTACTGTTACATTACTAGACAACATCTTGGAAGCAGACGTTTTAAAACTTTAGATATTTTGCAACTAAATCATCTTGCTGTACAATTTTTATCACCTGATATTGgatggatttaaaaaaatttagtaaTGTTTTCACTGGAGTATGTTGTCCTGAAGAGACAAAAAAACTAGAAATTGACTCTTAAAATCTTTGTCCATCTTCCGTCAAACTTTGATTTAACAATCTATTTCATAAATGTAAAcacattatcattcttttctaGCAAATTGATAACCAAATGAACTTTTAGAGTACTTGGCTGGATAAGGAGGTTTTAGATTGAAAATCTCAAGAAGGCATGTTTGCCTACTTTAAAATAAAGATAGAAGAGCAAATTCCATGTCATTTTTGAGCTGGGAATCTTACGGAAAGGAAGGGTTTCTTTTTGTTGCCTTTGTTCTAAACTAATGAGCAGGAAATAAGACTTGATACTAAGTAAATCTACTAATACATTTAAAACAAAATCGCTAACCTTACAGTACTTACTTGAAAATTTGCAAGCTTCTCATTGTCAGTCTGTTTCTCTAAAACTCTATCACCAACCAAACTGCCCATAATCATCAGCAGAAATTCACGGTAATGATGGCTCTTGATCTTGAGAGACATTACATAAGTTGGGAAAAGAAACTCTGGTGAGCAGTTTATAGAGGCCAGTTGACAAAGATAGAGCATTTATCAGGTTTTAGACactaggaagaaagaaaagtgtgCCTGTAGTGTGCCATCCTAATCATATCTGTCCAATTGAAACGGGATTTGACAAAGTTTTCGAAAGTTACAAGCTAGGTAATTCAATCAGTAAGTAAGAGCAATTGCAGATTCTAGTTGACATTTGAGCCTGAGTCGCGTTTACAATTATAGTAGTCTGGTTCCAACTACAAAGCAAGTAATTACAActcataaaatgaaaataataatgGGCAATTTGTAGCGCAGGCAAAGCATTTCACATTGAGGAACAATAAAGCTGTGGGCTACTGAGGCACAATAGAGATCCACATTTAATTGCTACCAAAACACCAGTTAGTTCTAACTTCTAACTATGAGCAGTATGCCGGAGAAGCAAATTGAGTTCTAAAACATGTAAATCAGCACCTCATTATCATGACTACACGTCACTGAATCGTTTGGACAGTTTTAAAGAACCATACCCCAATGGATATCTCAGACTTTGGCCATCTGAGGCACAGAGAAAAAGAGAATGCCATCCAGCAAGGAATTGTAGGACTTTGAAAAAGTAAAGACAGTAAGTAAGAGAAATCGATGAGGTTCCCTGTTAAGCTTTGTGCCTAAAATCACTGCAAAGCACAAaaactcaaactcaagatggcgTTCAAAATAGAATAAAGCTAATGGAAATTTTTAGATAATTGCAGGTTTTCTGTCATTGTGACTAAAGCCCCAAAAGGAGAAACTTACCATAAAAAAAGAAGCAACCGACAATCATAAAAGCAAAGAGAGCTTAAAAGCCTCTATCAAGGTGGATTCATTAAGATCAGCAAGTCACAACAAGCAGACTTGAGTTGAATGTTGGAAGATACTCCACCAAGTTTTGTGCGACTTCATTGCTCAAACAGTGCATACCTTCCTTGGCTACCTCAAAAATATCTTCATGACGAtaagatttcttttgtttcataCGTAATAGATTAGATATTGAAGGGgttaaaagtcaaaattgagcaGTGAAAGAAGAGAAGCATATCTAAAATTACCAGAATTTTGAACCAAAACATGAAGGCGGTGACCAACAGCTGCGAAAACTCCTCAATTGTCTTCATGGCTAAAAAGCCAAAATCAAGAAGAAGTGTGCCAGAAAACCATCATATATGTCTCCGATGGAGCAATTACTAGTCAAATAGTTCAGATAACTATGCAAGTTCATTATCAAGAGGTAAAAGTTCAGTCCCCTTAGAATCACAATTTTAAACAGAGTGAGATGACGACTTTAGCAATAATAACTTAAAATCCACAGAAGCAGAGCACGTAAAATAAACAAAACTAGACTGCTAGTTGTTCTAAACGTTGATAGGCTATTTGTAGGAAATGCAGACCAAAAGTTATTGAGGTCTAGCCATATAGACGGTGCTGAAGAAGCTTCAAAATTCTGACCTCTGTTCGTGAAGCTATTCTTCTATCAATTCTACAAAAACAAAGCATAGAACAGAATATGAACAGAGATACAGTACAACATCAAAGCACGAAACAGAACAGGTGCTTGGGGTCATTCTAATTgatagttatttttttttttttttttttgtcgacggagtggggtgtccgggtcaagtccgtaaaggcggcccgactaatccccactCCGGCCCGGTCCAGCGCCCCAACCAGACCTAGCACGTTAAATGCACGGCGAACTGATGTTGCTGCGGAGGTTCGACCCCAGGACCTAACGGTCCCGAGGAGGAGGCGCCAACCACCAGCCCATTCACGTGGGGGCAATTGATAGTTATTACTATTATGTTATAAGGAGTAAATGAAGAGCACCAATATTTTGGACCTAATAAGAAATGCTAATGCCGCAGCTTTGAAAGATAATAAATAGGACGATAAAAAGGGAGAAgagaaaattgtgaaaataaccACGAAAGGGAGACTTTTTTAGGTTTTCTCACGAGAAGGTTAATCAGAGGGGGAGGTGAAGAGAAGGGGAGATTGATTGTAAAGCAAATTAAGAAAGAGGTTATTGAAGGCAATCTTACATGATTGAATTTGATCCAAAGATGAAAGTTGGTTATTAATCCCACATGTGTAGGTCTTGAATGTGAGAAACTTTGGACCACTGGGAGTCGGGGCCGCTGCTCTGAGAAGTGCATCTTTCTTTTAACAGAGGAGAACCAGAAACCGACAGACGTTTTAGTTTGGTGAGACGGCTCACGGCATCCTTAGAGGGTAGATGTCCAAGCTCTTTGAAACCATTTAAAACCAATACTTCAAGAGCCGCGAAGTTTCCGAACCAATCTGGCAGAGCTTTTATACCTTCAAAGTCCCATAGACATAGTGACGTCAGAGTGGTCAAGTATTGGATCTGAGGTGGCAGTGACTCCACGTGTGGCAACCCAATTAATTCTAATCCACGGAGTGCGGATGacgaagaggaggaggaggaggatatCAATCCAGACCAATCAAACTCATtgtaaattgaagaattttcatGATCATCACCATCATCTGAGAAGGGACCAATGCTAAGCTCCCTTAAGCTGGTTAGGAAACCAAATCCTTTGGGCGTCATGCTTGTTTTCAGTTTGGGACAGTGGAATAATTCCAGCGTCAAGAGAGAAGGCGTTCGTTGCAACTCAAGCGGAAAGGAGATAAGATTGTTGCAATAAGCCACCCAAAGCTTCTGAAGAGAGGCACAAGAGTGTAGCATGTCACCGGGCAGATTCGTCAACCCATCACAACTCCAAATCTGCAGCTCTTTAAGAGACGCAAAGTTCTGCAGGGGAAGGAGTTCTTTGCATCTGTGGCACCATTTAAATTCCAAACGCGCTAACCTGGGAAGTGTGGTTGCTGTTGGCAATTCCATTAACCATCGAGGAAATTGATCACCCATAAAATTCTCAATTACCAATTCCTCCAAATTTTGGTGCGGTCGAAGGCCATCTAACACATCTTCGTCGTTGTAGTCGCCGCCTTCTCGATCACGGGCCCACTCAAGTTGCAGCCTAAATAGATTAGCCTTTTCAAATAGATTTGCTTCCTCAGCTTCTTCTTTACCGTTTACCAGTTCCAGATTGCGTATCTCCAATTCACCTTTGAGGTTCTTCAAGCTTCCAAGCTCTCCAATTCGTCGACCCTTCTCTCGACCCACTTTAAAGAACTCAAGCGCCTGAAGGCAAGTCAGCCGTCCCATCTCTAGCGGCATTTGAAATTCTGTATCAGAGGTGTAATAGTGGAGATGTCTCAAGCTAATCAAATTGCACATCCCCTTCGGAAGAACCTTAAGAGCGATTCTCTTTAGCCTCAGTGTCTGCAAATTATAAAGTTTGCAAATAGATTCCGGCAAAGTTTCACTTCTAGAACGCTCAAAGTTGATGTACCTCAAGTGTCTCAGTTTGCCAATTGAGATTGGCAGATTCTGATTTTCTTCACCGGACAAATTCAGAACGTGCAAATTCTTCAACTTCATTAGCATATCATCAGATAAGCTACCCCGACTTAGAAACAATGTATGAAGCAAATTTGATCGACTCTCAAAAAGACTTTTTGCGCCTTCTCCAAATGAGTCTATTACAAGACAACGAACCTGATTACTATTGTCTCCTGAACCAGTCTCCGAATTAATGAATTTAGTAGACTTTGACATTATTGATTTTGAGACTTCGTGCACCATATCATGCATTTTATAACACCTCCTTCTCCcatattttcttatttcttccAGCAAAGAACTTTGCAATAAAATTTCCAAGTAATACTCTCCAATTTCCTCCATTGTTTTGTTCTCGAGACCTGCATGGAGGAAACCTTCTGCCATCCAAAGTTCGATCAGCATATCTCCTTCCATCTCAGTATCCTGGGGAAAAATAGAACAATATGCAAAACATTTCTTGACGGCTGGTGATGGCAAATTATCAAAACTCAACTTAAGTATTTGCATGACTCCATTCAAGTTCAAAAGTCTATCCTCCAAAATTGATCGCCATTTGTCTTTCCTCAAGCGCAACAAACCACCAAGTACACTTGCGACCAGTGGTAATCCATTACATATTTGTATAGCTCTGTCTTTAATTGCATCCAATTCATTAGGTACTTCTTCCCCTTCAACTACTTTTCGTTTTATGATAGACCAACAATGATCACCACGGAGTCCTCCTAAGGGATAGCCTTCATCTGCCACTGCACGCGAACGAGTAGTGATTAGACACCAGCTTCCTTTGGGTGGATTGATTGGATTGAGTCCCTTCAAGGTGGAGAAGAAGTCATCCCACAATGCCTGATCATCATCCCACACATCATCAAGAACTAGGAAATATCTTTTTCCCCCCAGTTGATTCCGAATATTTCCAACGATGATATTCCTATCATccacttcaaaattttcttccGTCAATTGCAataaaatgagtttgaaaagaTCCACTATTGGAACTTTTTTCGATACACAAACCCACAACTTTTTGTTAAAGTGCTCATCAATTTGCTGTTTGTTGTATATCGATTTAGCCAAAGTTGTTTTGCCTAGACCTCCCATACCATTTATGGGAAGAACAGAAACAACCTTCTCAGTTGGTCTCAACAACATCTCTAGTATATTTGATTCATCCTTGGCTCTTCCAATCATTGGAGCGACACTAGAGTCGGTTTGCCGATTTCTTGTATCTCCAGCAGCAGGGAGGGCAGCTGCCACGTCTGACCTACTGGCCAGTCCCAAATCACTGGCTTCTTGATTTATCTTACTCAACTCAAGTTTGATGTCCCTGACCTTAGAAGCCATTCTCCAACGAAAAGCAAGATTAATGTtagagaaggagaagaagcAGCATACCTTGAGCTTGTGTCGGTTTCGGGACTCCACCTTGTGGCGGAGAGATTCATATTTGAGCTCATCCAACACATTTGTAGCATCATAAGCAACCTCCTCGAGACACTCCAACCATGCTTGCACCGCTCCGTCCTGGTTTTGCTTTGCTTCAGCATCGGCCAAGACAGCATTGATCAGCCGGAGAGAACGTGTCATACTGGCCACATCCTTCTTGAACCCAACTAACATACCAATCCTATCAGAGGCAAGAGACAGTGCCCTTTCCAGGGTGACCTTAACTGTGGAACTGATAAGAGCGTCAGCCATTTCTTCTTCCGTGGATATGCAACTTTGAGATCAAGATGGTTTTTTTGATGGAAGGCTTTTTGTTGCCGGAAACTGGTAATCTATCTAGTCTAGCAGTAATAGAAATGGTTATGAAGAAAGGAGCATTGATAGTAGTACCAGTGtacgtaattttttttttttttttttttttcggtgtGTGAACAAAATATCTCCCGTGGTTGTTCCATCCAAGAAAGGACAATTATAGCTGCTGTCTTGGCAACATGTATCACATTGCAGTAAATAATCCTTAGCCttctaaatacatttttttaaatctgatcgattttttttttttgaagcaaaaatcTGATATTATTGAGGATTGAGCTTTACATAATTTAGGATTGGAGCGCCGTAAATGAGGGTCCACTTTACATTCTTAATTTTTGCTAATAATACTTTTTGTGAACTGGGAAAATAAGCGTGTTTgttataaattatatatttttaatttcaaactaaaatccaaaaacaaaaaagtgaaTACGTATTCAATTTCACTACAACGTGTTCCGCTGGTTATAAATTTAATCGTTTTGGGTATAATTTTTCTTATTACTTTCTTGCTTTAGTCGATTTTGGATAGTTTGGATTATtttcctagtttttcttttatCTCCTTCGTTAACTTGCTCATGTGAATGCATTGACTGGTTTTCCGGTCAAACTGGTGTATCTCAGTCTCTTGTGGGAACCCATGTATAAATTTCATTTTACCATTATGAATTTTGCACTTAAAGTTCAGACGGGAATAAGTCATAtcataccatatatatatatatacataatataaaatAGGATTTTTTTAACGGATATCCTGTCTCGTTAACACACCTAACATTTATCTAATCTATTATGTATATAcacatattaataattattatcttcctttatatttatatactttatctatttaattttacctatcctctcttgtatttatttattttttataattaattttacatttttaaaaatataatacctaaaatatattttaacccTATAAAATAATGCTTAGTTCATGATACGATTGGTTGTTGAGTTGGACGTATTTATGTTTTATCAAGTGGACGTCGTATCTTTTCGCCACGAGGAAAAAACTTTTTGTGCTTATTAATAGTAAGTACAATTAATTTataattctttttattttttagtaacAATTGATTTACAATTCTTTTTGTCACAGACTTTTATTTTAACAGGTTTGCgcaaataataattgttatCACAATTACTAGGATGAGAATAAAAAGCCAACATTTATTTAAATTCATTATATAGCTGTATTAATTAAATCTAacataattttgaatttgaaaaggTTTATGACAGAAATGTCAAAAATATGAACCTAATATGACTTACCAATTAGATAAACATtgccaaaacagcaactttaattctcctttttttgttttgttatattttcattgtgGACATATCTTAGATGGAACAACCATTCATGCATTTTCCAACAACCAAAAAAGGATGAAGGCCCAGCATTCAATCAGACGACAGGAAACCCCAGCAAAGAAGCATCTTTGAGAAAGTCGATTGtcattttccttctctttttttttcttttgttttgtgtaCATTTTTATCCTTGAGGACAACAGGCTCTTGTGCCTCTTGCGTCAGATCAGTATTCCAACAACCCTCAGAGATTTTTTCCACAACGGAAGGCCCCAGCAATTGAGATCTGTCAACCAGAAACAGATGTAGGCCTCAGCAAAGCATTGCTTAAGAAAGGTCAAGTCAAATCCCAAGCAacattccatttttttttccttggtaAGATAAGAAGATCCCAAGCAACTTTCATGGCGACTAATATTATCCTAGTTTGTCAAAgaagtacttttttttttttaattcgtGACTTTATTTATTCTAAATCTACTTCTACTCTAACTTAATTTAAGAGAAGAAATCCAACTGGACTTACGAAAAAATTTATAGGAACTGAATCACCATCGGACCAACGGATGCACTATATACCCATATGTATTTGAGGACGCTACATATTGTGGAAAGTAATGAGAGACAAGGTTTGAACCCTTGATCTCCAACCCTATCAAGACTTAAATTTCACACTCATTAGTAATTAGGTTTAGTGTACCATTAATGATTCATGGATGCCATGACAAGGCTTACCAAATTAACATCTCCGCATAAAAAAATTTGCAACCGTCTGaacttgtacaagtgttataaGATTTCTCATATTCTGCAATATTTTGAATTTCGTTAATAGTTGATTATCAATCTCGAGTGTTTTCTCTTCACCCTTAACATTTCCTACTACTTCTAAACTGGaaatatttttgtttggatagagtattatttgaaatattatttgaaataattactgttgcactttttgtgatatgatgcatgtgagataaaaaagtagttgagaatataaaaaggtggattgaaaatgtatttatgatagcaagcgaaatattatttggaataatttgcTATCCAAGTTGGGGAAAAACCGGAGTTTCTAACATTTGTGGTCtttgcaaatgaaatttcacaCTCATTAGTAATTAGGtttcactacaacaaaaatggcctttaacggcatttaaaagtgtcagtatagataatctaacctgacactttatctatcctcacacctagggcgagtgttgtcccttccaatgtggggatagaCTCATACTATTCAACATGTCAGGAAAACTATGCTGCTATAACATCCCATCTACCAACAAAAATcccttttcttgataattgaaAGTGTCATGATAGGTATAGTATAACATTAGAATATCGAATtctatgctgacacttttaacTGCCAGAagtttttttatcttttttttttttgatatagaaGCAACCTGCAGGTAATGCTCCCTG encodes:
- the LOC113781390 gene encoding putative disease resistance protein RGA3 isoform X1 translates to MADALISSTVKVTLERALSLASDRIGMLVGFKKDVASMTRSLRLINAVLADAEAKQNQDGAVQAWLECLEEVAYDATNVLDELKYESLRHKVESRNRHKLKVCCFFSFSNINLAFRWRMASKVRDIKLELSKINQEASDLGLASRSDVAAALPAAGDTRNRQTDSSVAPMIGRAKDESNILEMLLRPTEKVVSVLPINGMGGLGKTTLAKSIYNKQQIDEHFNKKLWVCVSKKVPIVDLFKLILLQLTEENFEVDDRNIIVGNIRNQLGGKRYFLVLDDVWDDDQALWDDFFSTLKGLNPINPPKGSWCLITTRSRAVADEGYPLGGLRGDHCWSIIKRKVVEGEEVPNELDAIKDRAIQICNGLPLVASVLGGLLRLRKDKWRSILEDRLLNLNGVMQILKLSFDNLPSPAVKKCFAYCSIFPQDTEMEGDMLIELWMAEGFLHAGLENKTMEEIGEYYLEILLQSSLLEEIRKYGRRRCYKMHDMVHEVSKSIMSKSTKFINSETGSGDNSNQVRCLVIDSFGEGAKSLFESRSNLLHTLFLSRGSLSDDMLMKLKNLHVLNLSGEENQNLPISIGKLRHLRYINFERSRSETLPESICKLYNLQTLRLKRIALKVLPKGMCNLISLRHLHYYTSDTEFQMPLEMGRLTCLQALEFFKVGREKGRRIGELGSLKNLKGELEIRNLELVNGKEEAEEANLFEKANLFRLQLEWARDREGGDYNDEDVLDGLRPHQNLEELVIENFMGDQFPRWLMELPTATTLPRLARLEFKWCHRCKELLPLQNFASLKELQIWSCDGLTNLPGDMLHSCASLQKLWVAYCNNLISFPLELQRTPSLLTLELFHCPKLKTSMTPKGFGFLTSLRELSIGPFSDDGDDHENSSIYNEFDWSGLISSSSSSSSSALRGLELIGLPHVESLPPQIQYLTTLTSLCLWDFEGIKALPDWFGNFAALEVLVLNGFKELGHLPSKDAVSRLTKLKRLSVSGSPLLKERCTSQSSGPDSQWSKVSHIQDLHIHEDN
- the LOC113781390 gene encoding putative disease resistance protein RGA3 isoform X2, whose amino-acid sequence is MADALISSTVKVTLERALSLASDRIGMLVGFKKDVASMTRSLRLINAVLADAEAKQNQDGAVQAWLECLEEVAYDATNVLDELKYESLRHKVESRNRHKLKVCCFFSFSNINLAFRWRMASKVRDIKLELSKINQEASDLGLASRSDVAAALPAAGDTRNRQTDSSVAPMIGRAKDESNILEMLLRPTEKVVSVLPINGMGGLGKTTLAKSIYNKQQIDEHFNKKLWVCVSKKVPIVDLFKLILLQLTEENFEVDDRNIIVGNIRNQLGGKRYFLVLDDVWDDDQALWDDFFSTLKGLNPINPPKGSWCLITTRSRAVADEGYPLGGLRGDHCWSIIKRKVVEGEEVPNELDAIKDRAIQICNGLPLVASVLGGLLRLRKDKWRSILEDRLLNLNGVMQILKLSFDNLPSPAVKKCFAYCSIFPQDTEMEGDMLIELWMAEGFLHAGLENKTMEEIGEYYLEILLQSSLLEEIRKYGRRRCYKMHDMVHEVSKSIMSKSTKFINSETGSGDNSNQVRCLVIDSFGEGAKSLFESRSNLLHTLFLSRGSLSDDMLMKLKNLHVLNLSGEENQNLPISIGKLRHLRYINFERSRSETLPESICKLYNLQTLRLKRIALKVLPKGMCNLISLRHLHYYTSDTEFQMPLEMGRLTCLQALEFFKVGREKGRRIGELGSLKNLKGELEIRNLELVNGKEEAEEANLFEKANLFRLQLEWARDREGGDYNDEDVLDGLRPHQNLEELVIENFMGDQFPRWLMELPTATTLPRLARLEFKWCHRCKELLPLQNFASLKELQIWSCDGLTNLPGDMLHSCASLQKLWVAYCNNLISFPLELQRTPSLLTLELFHCPKLKTSMTPKGFGFLTSLRELSIGPFSDDGDDHENSSIYNEFDWSGLISSSSSSSSSALRGLELIGLPHVESLPPQIQYLTTLTSLCLWDFEGIKALPDWFGNFAALEVLVLNGFKELGHLPSKDAVSRLTKLKRLSVSGSPLLKERCTSQSSGPDSQWSKVSHIQDLHMWD